The following nucleotide sequence is from Tardiphaga alba.
GATGTAGCCCGGATGGAGCGCAGCGAAATCCGGGAACCAGAGCTTCGGCAATTCGCCGGTCCCCGGATTACGCTTCGCTTCATCCGGGCTACGACATGACGCACCACGCTTCCCGGCGTGGTGCGTCACCCCAAATCGAGCACCCACAAACGGGGCCGATTCAACCCACTGGAGGAACGACCCATGAGACTGCTCTCAACCTTGACGGCTGCCTGCCTCACGTTCGGCGTGCTCACGCCAGCCTCGGCGCAGGATGCGAATTATCCCAGCCGCGCCATCACCACCATCGTCCCATTCTCCGCAGGCGGCACCGCCGACATTCTCGGCCGTATGGTGGCAGAGCATTTGCAGAAAAAGATGGGCGCCACCATCGTCGTGGAAAATGTCGGCGGCGCCGGCAGCATCATCGGCGTCACCCGCGTCGCCAAGGCGCAGCCCGACGGCTACACCATCGGCGTGGCGAGTACGTCCGCGATGTCGATCAATCCGACCATCTATGGCGCCAAGCTGAGCTACAATCCCGAGAAGGACCTGGTGCCGATCGCCCAAGTCAGCATGGTCCCCAATGTGCTCGTGGTGAACCCGACCAAGATCGCCGCGCGCACCGTGCCGGATCTCATCGCCTATCTCAAAGCCAATCCGGGCAAGGTGACATTCGGCTCGGCCGGGCCGGGGACATCGCAACATCTCGCGGGTGAGCTATTCCAGCAGATGACAGGCACCAAGATGGTTCACGTGCCCTATAAGGGTTCGAGCCAGATGATGCCGGACCTGCTCAGCGGCCAGATCGACCTGTCCTTCGACAATGTCCCGCTGCTGCTGCCGCATGTCACCGGTGGCAAGCTGGCGATGCTCGCCACAGCCACGCCGAAGCGTGCGGAGTTCGATCCCAACCTGCCGGCCGTCGCCGAATTCCTGCCGGGTTTCGAGGCCGTCGCCTGGCACGGCTTCATCGCGCCCACGGGCACGCCGACGGCGATCACCGACAAGCTCTCGGCCGAGATCCGCGCCTTCATGCAGCAGCCTGAGACGAAGAAGAAGATCTCCGAACTCGGCGCTGTCGCGATGGACGTGGATGGCCCGACTTTCGGCAAATACATCGCCAGCGAAACGGCACGCTGGAAAGGCGTCATCGAGAAGGCAAATATCACGATGAACTAGAACTCTGATGTAGCCCGGATGAAGCGCAGCGTAATCCGGGAATCAGAGCATCATCATGTCGCCGGTCCCCGGATTTCGCTTCGCTTCATCCGGGCTACAAAAAGAATCGCGTCGCTCAGGCGGCGCGATTGTCCTACTTCTTCACCGACGCCAGGAACTTCGTCAGCATATCTGCTTCCTGCGCATGATAGCCGCTGTGGCGGTCGCGCAGGTCGGAAGGGGCGCTCCAGCCGGGCTCGATGCCCGTCATGTCGGGCAGCTCATGCGCGATGCCCTTGTGGCAATCGATGCAGGTGCGCTCACCCGTGACGAGAT
It contains:
- a CDS encoding Bug family tripartite tricarboxylate transporter substrate binding protein — translated: MRLLSTLTAACLTFGVLTPASAQDANYPSRAITTIVPFSAGGTADILGRMVAEHLQKKMGATIVVENVGGAGSIIGVTRVAKAQPDGYTIGVASTSAMSINPTIYGAKLSYNPEKDLVPIAQVSMVPNVLVVNPTKIAARTVPDLIAYLKANPGKVTFGSAGPGTSQHLAGELFQQMTGTKMVHVPYKGSSQMMPDLLSGQIDLSFDNVPLLLPHVTGGKLAMLATATPKRAEFDPNLPAVAEFLPGFEAVAWHGFIAPTGTPTAITDKLSAEIRAFMQQPETKKKISELGAVAMDVDGPTFGKYIASETARWKGVIEKANITMN